One part of the Acidobacteriota bacterium genome encodes these proteins:
- a CDS encoding HAD-IA family hydrolase: MSRDDNGGATHGLIGRKALVAGVNNLLDARRSVLLFGPPGIGKSAIVAAVSRQGLVVADPFDRVSRPLAARLRRVMEADGIVLAAGRSAKAADLGAVRRVLWRMEAVRVEPLAARDISTLLRISLKAGGVPRAAVSQSWLSDAVKATQGVPGRAVAVAHAVAARWRDDRGLLPPRLALVVSWQDGLAGAGHVLTKTVASPPGGRHDATPMSRHDARPQPSHARARLAGVRAVVFDMNELLVDTEGIHAAATRQVLAAFGVAYDEHDRVEFCGVTDYDMFRVLKRRHRLQESEEELCRRNAAAVAGRVGEGPRQMPGVPDVPLELRRRGYLVAVASSSDHGSIRALLDRVGLRDSIDLVVSGAEVPRGKPAPDVFLEAAIRLGVEPSGCLVVEDAPAGLAAARAAGMPCVIVPCDVTRDTDFSGATLLLRELPELLSYLPGPSRGASV, translated from the coding sequence ATTGGCAAGAGCGCGATTGTGGCGGCCGTCTCCCGTCAAGGGCTGGTCGTGGCCGACCCCTTCGATCGCGTATCCAGGCCGCTGGCGGCAAGGCTTCGGCGCGTGATGGAGGCGGACGGAATCGTGCTGGCCGCCGGGCGAAGCGCCAAGGCAGCGGATCTTGGCGCGGTGAGACGTGTGTTGTGGCGGATGGAGGCCGTACGCGTCGAGCCCCTTGCCGCTCGAGATATCAGCACGCTGCTGCGTATCTCACTGAAAGCCGGCGGCGTGCCGCGGGCGGCGGTTTCGCAGTCGTGGCTGTCCGATGCGGTGAAGGCGACGCAAGGGGTGCCAGGCCGCGCGGTGGCAGTGGCCCATGCGGTGGCGGCGCGGTGGCGGGACGACCGCGGCTTGCTCCCGCCCCGTCTGGCGCTTGTGGTGTCGTGGCAAGACGGCCTGGCAGGCGCAGGCCACGTGCTCACCAAGACGGTCGCATCGCCTCCAGGTGGCCGGCACGACGCTACTCCAATGAGTCGGCATGACGCGAGGCCGCAGCCGTCTCACGCACGGGCTCGCCTGGCGGGAGTTCGCGCCGTCGTCTTTGACATGAATGAACTGCTCGTCGATACCGAGGGCATTCATGCAGCGGCGACTCGCCAGGTCTTGGCGGCGTTTGGCGTGGCCTACGACGAACACGATCGGGTGGAGTTCTGCGGCGTGACCGACTATGACATGTTCCGCGTGCTGAAACGACGGCATCGTCTGCAGGAGAGCGAGGAGGAACTCTGCCGCCGAAACGCGGCTGCCGTCGCTGGGCGCGTGGGAGAGGGCCCACGGCAGATGCCCGGCGTGCCGGACGTACCTCTGGAGTTACGGCGACGGGGCTATCTAGTGGCCGTGGCGTCGTCGTCCGACCACGGGTCTATCCGTGCCTTGCTGGACCGTGTCGGCCTCAGAGACAGCATTGACCTCGTCGTGTCTGGCGCGGAAGTGCCTCGCGGCAAACCCGCGCCTGACGTGTTTCTCGAGGCCGCGATTCGGCTAGGCGTGGAGCCAAGCGGCTGCCTTGTGGTCGAGGATGCCCCTGCGGGCCTCGCGGCCGCGCGGGCGGCGGGCATGCCATGCGTGATTGTGCCATGCGACGTCACTCGTGATACCGACTTCTCCGGTGCGACGCTACTCCTGCGCGAACTCCCGGAACTGCTCTCATACCTGCCCGGCCCGTCGCGAGGTGCGTCAGTATGA